In Ochotona princeps isolate mOchPri1 chromosome 21, mOchPri1.hap1, whole genome shotgun sequence, a single genomic region encodes these proteins:
- the CCDC13 gene encoding coiled-coil domain-containing protein 13, producing the protein MTVEAAAVLERRRGETAGEMEAEDTLEADENASQDTLRLQFKAMQEMQHKRLQKQMEKRKEKALSLQSRADEQQESPQVSEGLSLFLEEDSRANFERGVLEDEIKQLRDELRETVDENGRLYKLLKERDFEIKHLKKKIEEDRFAFTGTAGMAGDVIATKIVDLSKKNRLLMAESEGAKTRVKQLSNRVQELERELQIALTRLPAKGASDTGAKPPRAQIRDNALLETPEVKALQDRLAATNLKMSDLRNQIQSVKQELRLAQKVLASEVGEDVNVQQLLSSPGTWRGRAQQILVLQSKVRELEKQLGQTRSQSAETTGEEPPAHPDPRKLSAQEKNMLRIRNLEREKQESWEKLAGERNTLQTELEELRRKFEGMRSRNKVLSSEVKTLRTQLGTLVEKGKHDDELIDALLNQLKQLQEILGSLSLQEEKTRASQQHRDQKLHSEAQRSSSLVAQLRAMVAEREAKVRQLELEIGQLSMQYLRNKEGDKECCGPKASPAHTKLLEESSLTKPPASAGDHIGRLGSSRSVTSLGHTLVESSLTRPSLPSPHGTSPRFSDSPEQKGWQAQVAEIKALWQAAEVERDRLTEFVDVLQKRVEESNNKLLESERKLQGERLRAVLLEQHLEKLRLEPGKTAPRSKPGRPTSSTRHNSTGNEKKDPSLAQLSHVPVESQIEELSTRLAIQKEENEMLKAALGSALQGKEEDFRMYHETLDQVKGVFLQALRQQKADKR; encoded by the exons GGCGAGATGGAAGCCGAGGACACACTGGAAGCAGATGAAAATGCTTCGCAGGATACCTTGCGGCTGCAGTTCAAGGCCATGCAGGAGATGCAGCACAAACGGCTGCAGAAGCagatggagaaaaggaaggaaaaggcactaagcctccAAAGCAGAGCCGATGAGCAGCAGGAGTCCCCGCAGGTGTCCGAAGGCCTCAGCCTTTTCCTTGAGGAAGACTCAAGGGCCAACTTTGAGCGAGG GGTGCTTGAAGATGAGATTAAACAGCTTCGAGATGAGCTCAGGGAAACAGTTGATGAGAACGGGCGACTGTATAAGCTGCTGAAGGAAAGGGACTTTGAAATCAAACacctgaaaaagaaaatagaagaggacaggtTTGCCTTCACAG GGACAGCTGGCATGGCTGGAGATGTCATTGCCACCAAAATTGTCGACCTGTCCAAGAAGAACCGGCTGCTGATGGCAGAGTCGGAGGGTGCCAAGACCAGGGTGAAGCAGCTGAGCAATCGCGTCCAGGAGCTGGAGCGGGAA CTACAGATAGCCCTGACCAGGCTGCCAGCCAAGGGGGCCTCTGACACAGGAGCCAAGCCGCCGAGGGCCCAGATAAGAGACAACGCCTTG CTGGAAACCCCAGAGGTGAAGGCCCTGCAGGACAGGCTGGCGGCCACGAACCTGAAGATGAGTGACCTGCGTAACCAGATCCAGTCAGTGAAGCAGGAGCTCCGCCTGGCTCAGAAG GTCTTGGCCAGCGAGGTTGGGGAAGACGTGAACGTACAGCAGCTCCTGTCCTCGCCAGGCACCTGGAGGGGTCGGGCCCAACAGATTCTCGTGTTGCAGAGCAAG GTCCGAGAGCTGGAGAAGCAGTTGGGCCAGACACGGAGCCAGTCTGCGGAGACCACAGGTGAGGAGCCACCTGCCCATCCAGACCCAAGGAAGCTGTCAGCGCAGGAGAAGAACATGCTGAGGATCCGCAAcctggagagggagaaacaggagagctgggaG AAACTTGCCGGTGAACGGAACACACTCCAGACAGAGCTGGAAGAGCTGAGAAGGAAGTTCGAGGGCATGCGATCTCGGAACAAGGTGCTGTCGAGCGAGGTGAAGACCCTGCGCACCCAGCTGGGGACGCTGGTGGAGAAGGGCAAGCATGACGACGAGCTGATCGACGCCCTCTTG AACCAGCTGAAACAGCTGCAGGAGATTCTGGGCagcctgagcctgcaggaggagaAGACGCGTGCGTCGCAGCAGCACCGGGACCAGAAGCTGCACAGCGAGGCACAGAGGAGCAGCAGCCTGGTGGCCCAGCTGCGGGCCATGGTGGCAGAGCGGGAGGCCAAGGTCCGCCAGCTGGAGCTGGAGATTGGGCAACTGAGCATGCAG TATCTTCGGAATAAAGAAGGGGACAAGGAGTGctgcgggcccaaggccagccctGCCCACACCAAGCTCCTGGAGGAGTCCAGCCTGACCAAGCCCCCGGCCTCAGCAGGCGATCACATCGGCAGACTTGGATCTTCTCG CTCCGTGACCAGCCTAGGCCATACACTGGTGGAATCTTCTCTCACAAGGCCGTCCTTGCCCAGCCCCCACGGGACGTCACCCAG GTTCTCGGACTCTCCAGAACAAAAAGGCTGGCAGGCACAAGTGGCCGAGATCAAGGCCCTGTGGCAGGCCGCTGAGGTGGAGCGCGACCGGCTCACCGAGTTTGTTGACGTCCTGCAGAAACG GGTGGAAGAGAGCAACAACAAACTCCTGGAGTCCGAGAGGAAGCTGCAAGGGGAGCGGCTGCGGGCCGTGCTGCTGGAGCAACATCTGGAGAAGCTGCGACTGGAGCCCGGGAAGACAGCCCCCAGGAGCAAGCCAG GTCGGCCCACCTCCAGCACCAGGCACAACTCCACAGGAAACGAGAAGAAGGACCCGTCCTtggcccagctctcccatgtgccTGTGGAATCCCAGATTGAGGAGCTGAGCACCAG GCTGGCCATCCAGAAGGAGGAGAACGAAATGCTGAAGGCCGCACTGGGCAGCGCCCTCCAGGGAAAAGAGGAGGACTTCCGGATGTACCATGAGACCCTGGACCAGGTGAAAGGGGTTTTCCTGCAGGCCCTGCGGCAGCAGAAGGCAGACAAGCGCTAG